A genome region from Pelodiscus sinensis isolate JC-2024 chromosome 27, ASM4963464v1, whole genome shotgun sequence includes the following:
- the ADIPOR1 gene encoding adiponectin receptor protein 1, giving the protein MHKDTDAQELLHVGQMSSRKGSATSQGNGLSSSSRDGDDLELAELGPLLEGKGAQGASGSASAKEQPCTAPQEEEEEEVVRVLTLPLQAHHAMEKMEEFVYKVWEGRWRVIPYDVLPDWLKDNDYLLHGHRPPMPSFRACFKSIFRIHTETGNIWTHLLGFVLFLFLGILTMLRPNMYFMAPLQEKVVFGMFFLGAVLCLSFSWLFHTVYCHSEKVSRTFSKLDYSGIALLIMGSFVPWLYYSFYCSPQPRLIYLSIVCVLGISAIIVAQWDRFATPKHRQTRAGVFLGLGLSGVVPTMHFTIAEGFVKATTVGQMGWFFLMAVMYITGAGLYAARIPERFFPGKFDIWFQSHQIFHVLVVAAAFVHFYGVSNLQEFRYGLEGGCTDDSLL; this is encoded by the exons TGCACGTTGGCCAGATGTCATCCCGCAAAGGGTCAGCAACTAGCCAAGGAAATGGACTTTCCAGCAGCAGCCGAGACGGAGACGATTTggagctggcagagctggggccacTGTTAGAGGGGAAGGGAGCCCAGGGAGCCTCTGGCTCAGCCAGC GCCAAGGAGCAGCCATGCACAGCAccgcaggaggaggaggaggaggaggtggttcGCGTGTTGACTCTGCCACTCCAGGCTCATCACGCGATGGAGAAGATGGAGGAATTTGTGTATAAG GTGTGGGAAGGGCGCTGGCGGGTGATTCCCTACGATGTGCTCCCGGACTGGCTGAAGGACAACGATTACCTCCTGCATGGACACCGACCTCCCATGCCGTCCTTCCGAGCCTGCTTCAAGAGCATCTTCCGAATACACACCGAGACGGGCAACATCTGGACTCACTTACTAG GTTTTGTGTTGTTCCTCTTCTTGGGGATCCTGACCATGCTCAGGCCCAACATGTACTTCATGGCCCCGCTTCAGGAGAAGGTGGTGTTTGGGATGTTCTTCCTTGGAGcagtgctgtgcctcagtttctcctggcTTTTCCACACTGTCTACTGTCACTCGGAGAAGGTCTCACGGACGTTTTCCAA GTTGGATTACTCAGGAATCGCACTGCTGATTATGGGGAGCTTCGTCCCCTGGCTCTATTACTCCTTCTACTGTTCTCCGCAGCCTCGGCTCATCTACCTCTCCATCGTCTGTGTCCTGGGCATCTCCGCTATCATTGTTGCTCAGTGGGACCGGTTTGCGACCCCCAAGCACAGACAGACCAGGGCAG GGGTATttttggggctggggctgagtggCGTCGTGCCCACCATGCACTTTACCATCGCTGAGGGGTTTGTGAAAGCCACCACCGTGGGCCAGATGGGCTGGTTCTTCCTCATGGCTGTGATGTACATAACAGGCGCAGGGCTGTATGCCGCCCGCATCCCAGAGCGCTTCTTTCCTGGCAAGTTTGACATCTGG TTCCAGTCGCATCAGATCTTCCACGTCCTGGTGGTGGCTGCAGCCTTTGTCCACTTCTACGGTGTCTCAAACTTGCAAGAATTTCGCTATGGACTCGAAGGGGGATGCACGGACGACTCTCTGCTCTGA